The Pongo pygmaeus isolate AG05252 chromosome 20, NHGRI_mPonPyg2-v2.0_pri, whole genome shotgun sequence sequence GGGGACACACAGACCGAACCTGCAGTGGGAGGGGTCGCCAACAGGACCGACTGGCCGGGGCGGAGGGCAGGGCCGCGGCTGGCGCGCGGCAGGTGGTCAGAGCAGTCCCGCGCGGGAGAGCTGGGCGCTCTCCAGGCTGCGCCTCCGCAGGGGGCGCCCGTGGCCCGGGGCGTGGCCTCGCGCAGACCCGCCCTCCTCGCCGGCGCCAGGGCAGGCGGGCGGCTGGCAGCTGTGGCGCCGACATGGCTGCGCTGGTGGAGCCGCTGGGGCTGGAGCGGGGTAAGCGCGCGCCAGGGGGCCCTGCCCACCCGGGCCGCCGCCTGCATACCCAGCCCCCGGTCCCCGCCCTTCCCGGGTCAGGCCGGTGCGGGTGGGCCAGCGGACCGCGGGTGGGCGGGGCGGGCGCCGGGGCCGGGCGGTCGCTAGGTGTGGGAGGCTCCCTGGGCGCGGGCCGGGGCGCGGGGCGCCCGCCTTACACCCCGGCCTGTGGAGGGGTCCCGGGGCCGCAGGGCCGCTGGTGGCGATCTCTTCTGCGCCACCCCGGACTCCGCGGGGTGTCCGACTAGGCTTCGGCCGTCCTCCCCGGACTGTGCGCTCGGCCTCACTCCGCCGCTCTCCTTGCTTCTCTGCGTCTCGGGGTCTCTGACACTCGGGGTTTctgcgccccgcccccgccccgcagACGTGTCCCGGGCGGTTGAGCTCCTCGAGCGGCTCCAGCGCAGCGGGGAGCTGCCGCCGCAGAAGCTGCAGGCCCTCCAGCGAGTTCTGCAGAGCCGCTTCTGCTCCGCTATCCGAGAGGTGAGGGGCGCGCGGCGCAGGGGCGCGAGCTGGTGGCcgtcgtcctcctcctcctccttctgcttgTCCCGAGCCCGGAGACTACGCCTCCCGGCAGCTCCCGAGGCGGCTCGCCTTGGGGTTCCAACGCTTCAGTTCAGGGGTTCTTCGGGAGTTGTAGTTTCCTCGGGCTTCTGTTGCGGGGGCGGGGCGGATCCTTGCGTGGTAGCGGGAGAGGGTCTAGAGGCCTGAACTCCTGCGTATAGGGCTGGAGGAGCTGGCGGCTCCCTGATGCCGCTGCCTCCTCACCCAGGTGTATGAACAGCTTTATGACACGCTGGACATCACCGGCAGCGCCGAGATCCGAGCCCATGCCACAGCCAAGGTGGGCCCCGCACCCCATTGCTCCTGGTGTCTATTTAACTGCCTAGTCGAACTCAATATCTCCTTCATGCCAGTCATTTCTGTTTCCTCCCTCATGATTTTTGCTAAATCTATGTGCCACCCTTACTATTATTAAATAATCGCACATTTTTAACTTAAATGCCATACTAAGGCGTCTTTAGCAACTGCAAATGGAAACAATATGGCATGGCTGGCTAGAAGATAACCTTCAACATCTGTACAGTGCAAACCAGGAAAGTCATGGCGCTCTGACTTCTCACTGCACAATAGTTAGATGCTGCTACCTCTTGCTGCTGTCCGGAGGCTCAGATCTCCCTCCAGGCCTGGCTTTCCTCTGTTTAAAAGTAagattgaggccaggcacggtggctcacgcctgtaatcccaacactttgggaggctgaggcaggtggatcagttgaggtcaggagttcgagaccagcctggacaacatggtgaaaccccgtctctagagaaatacaaaaacaaacaaacaaacaaaaaaacaaacaaaaaattagccgagcatggtggtgggtgcctgtaatcccagctggatTACAAatgagactgagacaggagaatcgcttgaacccgggaggccaaggttgcagtgagccgagatcgtgccattgcactccagcctgggcgacagagtgagacttcatctcaaaaaaaaaaaaaaaaaaaaaaagtaagattggCAAGTATGGGGTATTCAAGACACACACCAAATGGACACTTTCTCTTGCAAATGAACAGAAAGAGACGCACAGTCATTACAGGGGGATCGTGCATTGTGCCATGGCAAGTGTCCCGTGCTTGGGGATAGCAACCCAGGCTAAATCGCTGTCCTCGGTCCacatcccccaccccagccttcatGCCCACCTGGAAGGGGCCCTCATCTTCAGTCACTTTCTCTCTCCCAGGCCACAGTGGCTGCCTTCACAGCCAGCGAGGGCCACGCACATCCCAGGGTAGTGGAGCTACCCAAGACGGATGAGGGCCTAGGCTTCAACATCATGGGTGGCAAAGAGCAAAACTCGCCCATCTACATCTCCCGGGTCATCCCAGGGGGTGTGGCTGACCGCCACGGAGGCCTCAAGCGTGGGGATCAACTGTTGTCGGTGAACGGTGTGGTGagtggagggctgaggcaggactggGGGACACAGTCTGTCTAAGGTAGCATAGCCCCTGCTTTTGACATTCACTCAACACACACTGAGTGCTGTGTCTATGGCTAGCCCTGTGCCGGGCAATGTTACAGACCCTGAGAGATGTTGGCCTCAGCTCCCTACACTCAACCTTCCCTCTCTGGGGAGGGCAGTAGGCCCCGGCCGAAATAGTCCTAATCCAGAGACATAATAATGAGGAAGTGCAAAGTACTGTGACAGCCCAGATGTGGCACCAGGCCAGTGTAGATACAGGAAAGTTTTGCAGAGTAAGGAACATTTGGGTTGGGTGttaaaggatgagtaggagttctCCAGGCAAACAAGGTACAGGGTGTTCCTGCTGAGGGTACTGTGGATAAGGATACTGACTTGGCATACCTCTGAGCTGAAAAGAAAGGGCTTAGTTCTGATGGAGGTCTGGGACATGCAGGTAATTAAAATCACTGTggttgggctgggtgtggtggctcacgcctgtaatcccagcactttgggaggctgaggcacgtggatcacttgaggtcaggagttcaagaccagcctggccaacatggtgaaactccgtctctactaaaaatacaaaaattagccaggtgtggtggcaggcacccgtaatcccagctacttgggaggctgaggcaggagaatcgcttgaacctgggaggcagaggttgcagtgagctgagatagcaccactgcactccagcgtgggtgacagagtgagactccctctcaaaaaaaaaaaaaaaaaaaaaaaaaaatcactgtggtTAGAGTTGAGGGAAGCATAACTGGAGAGATGGCTGGGGTCAGCCATACAGGACCTGAGTGCCagcctgagaagctgggactttGTCCCATGGGTGCTGGGGAGCTATGGGAGGGGTGAGCCAGGGATAAGCTCAGCTTGCAGGTGCAGAAGGACCCCTCTGGGACTCTATGGGAGATGAACTGAGGGGAGAGACTAGAAGCCAGGCCAGGGAAGAGGCTGGGGTAAGAGTCCAGAGAAAGGAGGACAAGGCCTGAGCTGGCCCAGGGCTGTGGGGACAAAGAAGAGGGAGTCAAGGCAGGCGGGCATTAGTGGGCTGTGGGCAGGGAGGCCACAAAGATGGATCTGGACGTTTGGCCAGGGACTGAGGGAACACGGGGCTGTCCCTGACATGGGAATCCTGGGAGGTTTTGGAGGAGGACACTGAACCAGGAGTTAATGACTCTCCCACGAGGAGGACATGAGGCATTGGCATCTCAGGGCTGGCACCAGGCTCACTAGCAGTGGGTCCCATCTCCCAGTGGGGGCTGGACGAGGGCAGCGGGCCCCAGGCTCAGCTGTCTGTGTTGGGCCCTGCAGAGCGTTGAGGGTGAGCAGCATGAGAAAGCGGTGGAGCTGCTGAAGGCGGCCCAGGGCTCGGTGAAGCTGGTTGTCCGTTACACGCCGCGAGTGCTGGAGGAGATGGAGGCCCGGTTCGAGAAGATGCGCTCTGCCCGCCGGCGCCAACAGCATCAGAGCTACTCGTGAGCCCCTGGGTCACCACACCCCTGGGGCCTCCACTGGCTCCCTTTAACCCCAGGCTCCCAAACCAGGCCAATGCCTCCTGGATCTTCCAGCCCCGGCCCCTCCTCTGGGATCCTGACCCTTGACCCTTGGCCCAGGCTCTCACCCCAGGCTAGTCTGGCCAAACCCCCTGGGGAGCCCTTAGCTTCCTTCCATCCCAAGATATGGAACGTACTGTGGCTGGGATCCCTCAGCCCACTTCCGTGGGCCCTTGCCCCTGCAACCCCAGTCCTGCCTCTCTCATCTACCCGGAGCCTCCCTGATCCCGGGTCCCTTCTCCACCCCACTTGCAGGTCCTTGGAGTCTCGAGGTTGAAACCACAGATCTGGACGTTCACGTGCACTCTCTTCCTGTACAGTATTTATTGTTCCTGGCactttatttaaagatatttgacCCTCActgagtgtctgtgtgtctgtcctgCATCCCTGGGTTGGTGTCTGGAGATGTGGAGGGAATGCGAGGAGCTGAGGTCAGGCCAAGCCCTTGAGAAGCCTTTTCCAGAATCTGAGAACAGAGGTTAAGACCTCTCCCTAGGTCTGAAGGCGGAGACAGGCCGGCTTCCAAGAGACTAGTCCGAGGGCGGAGGGCGGAGGCCGGGACGCAGTCTGGGTCTGAGTGCTGAGGCAGAACTGAGGACAACGCCGCCTACCCTTAAGAGCGTCTGAGGGCGAAGGCCAAGTGCCTTCCTCCAGAGTCCTGAAACGCAGCTGGAGCCAGTGGGCGGCCTCTGTGTGGGCGGGGCGGAGCGAACCATTAGCCTCGTCCGCCGGGGGAACCCTGCAGGCCGCACTACTGTCTGCGTGGGAGTCGCGGGTGGGGGTGCCGCGTGCAGTTCCCGAGGCGGGCGCAGGGGTGCAGAATGAGGTGCCCTCGCCCACCGGGCGCTCACTCCACCTTCCAACCACAGCGCGTCTTTCCGGAAGCTGCCCCCGCGTTGAAATCCAACCTTTAGCCCCATCCCGCTGCCCGCCCAGCCCTCGTGTCCAGTGCGGCGCGAGGGCTAGTGCGCGCCACTGCCGGGAGCCGGGGTCGCGACTCGCGTTCCACGCCGCGCGCTACTCGCTCCAGGTGACATCATCCCCCTGCCGGGCTCCGCCTGCCGCCCCAGCCGCCTCACGCCGCGCGCCTATTGGTCGACGCGCCTTATGCCCCGCCTCTCGCTCTCCGCCCGCGCGACCCCTCCCGGCCGGTGTGGAGGCGGGGTCTAGTCGCCGGCCGGCGCCGACGCTGTTTCCCATTGGCCGCTCATCGCCGTCTGTCAGTCTCCTGTTAAAGGGGCCACGACCGCCCGGGAGCcgtggggggggagggggagggaggaggaatttttttggggggaaggtGGGATTTGGGGGGCGCTGGTGGGCACCCCTGGATCTGGCGGCTGCGGCCTCGCGGGGGGAGGCTGATCGGTGACAGGGGCAGGGGGCTATTTTGGGGGTAGAAGGCAGTGAGAGCGTGAGGGGGAGGGGGGTCCCCAGCGCCCAAGCCGGAGCCAGAGACGCGGAGCCCGCGCGAGCGTCGGAGACAGGGCTCCGAAGCGACAGAGCCGGGCCCCGGCCGCAGCCAGGGGCCCCGCCCGGcccccccactccaccccacgtCCCTCCTGCAGCCCAGCTCCGCCCGCAGCCGCCGCGGACCAGGCAGGTAAGAGCCCGGCCCGGCCCTCCTGGCAGCGCCCACCCCGGGGACCCCTTGGCGAGCCTCCCCCGCCTCCCCGAGATCCCGGATTCCCTTCCTCATCCCAGGGGACCCCCGAGCCCAGATTTCACAGCCCAACCCCGGGGACTCAGGCGTGCCCCTCCCGGCGCCCAGAGTCCCCGACCGAACCCTAGAATCCCGGGCGCACAGCCGCCTCGCGCCTTCTCCAGGGCCCAGGAGCTTGGATTTCCCGGTCCGGCCCCGGGACCCCTCTAGAGCCTAGATCCCCCTTCCTGACCCTGTTCTGGGAGCTCCAGACACCCGCCGCGGCGGTGCCAGACTCCCCAGGCGCGTCCGCATCGTCCCCGCTTCGCGCACTCCGTCTCCCGTCGCCAGCCTCGGGCTTGCACAGCCGGCCGCGTCCCACGGTCCAGGCAGGCTCGGCGGCCGCCCTGGACACAGGCCCGCTCTGGAGCTGTCCATGGTCAGCGCGCTCGTCAGCCTCgcctccccccacctcccgccGCCGCCACCAGGGAGGGGGCGCAGGCGGCGCGGGGATCCCCCCCGCCGCGCCTTTGACCCGGGAATACCCGGGCCCTCCCCGACCCGGGCGCCCCAGCCTCTGGGTTCTGCCGGCCGGGCTCGTGGCCCCGTCCTCGGCACCCCAGGTTCCTGGGACTCCAGCTGCTCCCTGAGGATCCAGGGCTTCTGAATTTTCCTGTTCTGGTCGCCGTGGGGACCATGGCACCCGGGCATGCAGCTCCCACCCCGTTCGGGAAGCCTGTCCGTGTCTACACCTCTGCTGGCCGCAGGTGGTAGCCCTCACCCCGTCAGCACCTAGGGATCCTGTTCCCCAGCGTTTGCTCTGCTTAGAACCCCGTTCAACAGCCGCTGTGCCCTGCAGACACACAGACTTAGCCTCCTGGCACCCAGCATCTGCTCCCTGAGGGACTCAGGCGCCATGACTCCCTTCCTTTGGGGGACCCAGAATGTGATTCTCAATGCAGTTCTCTGACTTCTGTTCACACTCCCACTTGGGGACCTAAATGTCTTGGTCCCAGTCTTGTATCCCCTCAGGGACCCAGGAGTTCAGACCCCAGCTTCTGTACTGCCCACCAGCTTTTACCGAGGCTGTCTGCCTCAACCCTCTCTCCAAACAAGACCTCAGGCTCTCACCTTCCAATCCCCCATCATTTACCTCCACAAGGATTCAGGAGTCCAGGCTCCCAGCTCTGTCCACTGCCCTCCCCAGCAGGTATCTAGTTTCTCAGGTCTCATTTTAGGAACCAGGTCTTCACAGCCTCATCACTCTGCCCCATCAACTTCACATCTCCTGTGGCCTTAACAAACCCTTATCTCATCCTCATGTCACCCCAGGTAGTGGGTTTCAGGACTCTCTACTCTTTCCCCTAAGACGCAGCTTGTTGAGATGTTTCTAGCACTCCATTGCCCCCTGAGGCTCAGATGAGTTCCCACTCTTCAAGTACACTCTCCCAGGCCAATGAGCCGAACACAAATCACCTCCTCCAGACGTATTCTGTGGCCTGCTGCcatacaaatttctttttctttttatttattttttttgagacaaggtctctgttgcccaggctggagtgcagtggcacaatcacagctcactgcagcctccacctcctgggctcaggtgagcttcccaccttagcctcctgagtagctgggaccacaggcactcaccaccaggcctggctaattaaaaaaaattttttttggccaggcgcggtggttcatgccggtaatcccagcacttcaggaggctgaagcaggcggatcacctgaggtcaggatttttagaccagcctggccaacatggagaaaccctgtctctactaaaaatacaaaattagccaggcatggtggcacatgcctgtaatcccagctactcaggaggctgaggcaggagagtcgcttgaaccctggatgtgcagaggttgcattgagctgagatcatgccactgcactccagcctgaacaacaagagcgaaactccgtctcaaaaaaaaaaattattgtatttatttatttatttttttagagatgggggtttcgccatgttgctcagactggtctgaaactcctaggctcaagcgatccttctccGTTggctcccaaaagtgctgggattacaggcatggccatCTTGCCTGGCCCGGCCACATTTCTTGTCGCACATGTGCTCTTGCATTGCTCCATGTTCTAGATTCCT is a genomic window containing:
- the LIN7B gene encoding protein lin-7 homolog B isoform X2 encodes the protein MAALVEPLGLERDVSRAVELLERLQRSGELPPQKLQALQRVLQSRFCSAIREVYEQLYDTLDITGSAEIRAHATAKATVAAFTASEGHAHPRVVELPKTDEGLGFNIMGGKEQNSPIYISRVIPGGVADRHGGLKRGDQLLSVNGVSVEGEQHEKAVELLKAAQGSVKLVVRYTPRVLEEMEARFEKMRSARRRQQHQSYSSLESRG
- the LIN7B gene encoding protein lin-7 homolog B isoform X1; the encoded protein is MAALVEPLGLERDVSRAVELLERLQRSGELPPQKLQALQRVLQSRFCSAIREATVAAFTASEGHAHPRVVELPKTDEGLGFNIMGGKEQNSPIYISRVIPGGVADRHGGLKRGDQLLSVNGVSVEGEQHEKAVELLKAAQGSVKLVVRYTPRVLEEMEARFEKMRSARRRQQHQSYSSLESRG
- the C20H19orf73 gene encoding putative uncharacterized protein C19orf73 homolog; this translates as MGLKVGFQRGGSFRKDALWLEGGVSARWARAPHSAPLRPPRELHAAPPPATPTQTVVRPAGFPRRTRLMVRSAPPTQRPPTGSSCVSGLWRKALGLRPQTLLRVGGVVLSSASALRPRLRPGLRPPPSD